The Methanobrevibacter sp. genome includes a region encoding these proteins:
- a CDS encoding topoisomerase DNA-binding C4 zinc finger domain-containing protein: MVDYGYCPNCGSKLLKKEGRFGSFLGCERFPKCKFSLDYKPENIGLDFSSIEKCPNCGSKLLKKEGRFGPFLSCSNYPKCRFSMNYKPKKKPNTPVSHYKITVNKRRHSFQNEKYKSKVKLTKEFVFANLDMVLEDFLNTKNWEEDVSLCMDIFDDCIMIEEEEYLDSVLGYAHHRRDKRSSMEYACDLMLGWVLEDCLVEILNELGYKTSLNGADKNRKFLLNPTTDSDLKVLVDEKEVLIESVNDFTGYWKKTKWVPLRDNKYLKLKREKSLLFGIDYKNELFILLNSSQRKAQYIQYHRPFSKPAYAILLNNDDFHNLNEVRSIIEKTLSEY, from the coding sequence ATGGTTGATTATGGATACTGTCCTAACTGCGGTTCCAAATTACTGAAAAAAGAAGGCAGATTCGGCTCATTTTTAGGTTGTGAAAGATTTCCAAAATGTAAGTTTTCCCTTGATTACAAGCCTGAAAACATAGGATTAGATTTCAGCAGCATTGAAAAATGTCCCAATTGCGGTTCCAAATTACTGAAAAAAGAAGGTCGATTCGGCCCTTTTTTAAGTTGTTCAAATTATCCAAAGTGCAGATTTTCCATGAATTACAAGCCAAAAAAGAAACCGAATACACCTGTTTCACATTATAAAATTACAGTTAATAAAAGACGGCACTCTTTTCAAAATGAAAAATACAAATCTAAGGTAAAACTTACAAAAGAGTTTGTTTTTGCTAATTTAGATATGGTGCTTGAAGATTTTTTAAATACTAAAAATTGGGAGGAAGATGTTTCTTTATGCATGGACATTTTTGATGATTGCATAATGATTGAAGAGGAAGAATATCTGGATTCTGTATTGGGTTATGCTCATCATCGAAGAGATAAACGTTCTTCTATGGAATATGCATGTGATTTAATGCTTGGATGGGTTTTAGAAGATTGTTTAGTTGAGATACTGAATGAACTGGGATATAAAACATCTTTAAATGGAGCAGATAAAAATAGAAAATTCTTATTGAATCCAACAACAGATTCAGACTTGAAAGTTTTGGTTGATGAAAAAGAAGTCCTGATAGAATCGGTGAATGATTTTACAGGATATTGGAAAAAAACCAAATGGGTTCCTTTAAGGGATAATAAATATCTTAAATTAAAAAGAGAAAAAAGTTTATTATTTGGAATAGACTATAAAAATGAATTATTTATTTTGCTTAATAGCTCACAAAGAAAAGCACAATATATTCAATACCACAGGCCGTTCAGCAAACCGGCATATGCTATATTATTAAATAATGATGATTTTCATAATTTAAATGAAGTTAGATCTATTATTGAAAAAACTTTATCAGAATATTGA